In a genomic window of Wyeomyia smithii strain HCP4-BCI-WySm-NY-G18 chromosome 1, ASM2978416v1, whole genome shotgun sequence:
- the LOC129718746 gene encoding zinc finger protein 91-like isoform X1: MENSFCSELTQIKVEELIIFDTLPAEEETAPISDRCSDETTVTSALSEGSAEVIQESVTDITDEEKTTTAKNNLENHSRTNGKRPFACNICNKTYSHSKNLWSHKKVHTREGYFECSICERRFLIEKRLSSHMNIHRTDCPHQCRICGKKCATKHDLADHMPLHSDERAFECAICGRSFKRSRALKLHLNRNHKDGPSSSSLDGSKPQKFKGKRRFACDVCSRTCSTPERLHHHMGVHTGDRNFQCDICGRRFIFKTRLSVHMKIHRTDCAHKCLICDIKFPSSHQLVDHMRSHSDGRPFKCGICETSFKRPNSLGRHMKQVHEVDRFPRFSTTESLEPNRTDNRQSDSAVKYSCDICGKQYTHKNSLRLHLELHQSTAVVRSRQQFPCEICSEAFSQESALVRHIEAHTTKRHQCKICGKRYSRSHWLLLHMACHREKIPVNCDICGISCESVDTLREHKLKHPRPHKCEICGKGFPRPQNLMKHMMCHSAERLFKCDICGFAYKTAVGLKRHQIKHGFESPYKCEICGKRFVSPGELKKHMARHTEERPFKCDICGSAYKSSSSLKTHQIKHTSENPYRCEICGKNFPFPSRLEGHMLRHTKPFKCDMCDRSFKTADKLKNHKKKHHS; encoded by the exons atggaAAATTCATTCTGTTCAGAGCTCACTCAAATAAAGGTAGAAGAGCTTATAATATTCGACACTTTACCAGCGGAAGAGGAAACTGCACCCATTAGCGATCGATGCTCCGATGAAACGACTGTAACGAGCGCCCTGAGCGAAGGTTCAGCTGAAGTAATACAAGAATCTGTTACGGATATCACTGATGAAGAGAAGACCACAACAGCAAAAAACAACTTGGAGAATCACAGCAGAACTAATGGGAAACGTCCATTTGCATGTAATATCTGCAACAAAACATACAGCCACTCCAAAAATCTATGGAGCCATAAGAAAGTTCATACACGAGAAGGTTACTTCGAGTGTAGCATATGCGAACGACGCTTCCTAATTGAAAAAAGATTATCGTCCCACATGAATATACACCGCACAGATTGCCCACATCAGTGTCGgatttgcggtaaaaaatgcgCAACTAAACATGATCTCGCCGATCATATGCCCCTGCACAGCGACGAGCGAGCCTTTGAATGTGCAATCTGTGGCAGATCGTTTAAAAGATCCCGAGCTTTGAAGCTTCATTTAAACAGAAACCACAAGGACGGACCCTCCTCAAG CAGTTTGGACGGTTCGAAACCGCAGAAGTTCAAAGGGAAACGACGTTTTGCTTGCGATGTATGCAGTAGAACATGCAGTACACCTGAACGTTTACATCATCATATGGGTGTTCATACAGGAGACCGGAACTTCCAGTGTGACATATGCGGACGACGATTTATCTTCAAAACTAGATTATCGGTGCACATGAAAATACACCGCACAGATTGCGCGCATAAGTGTTTGATTTGCGATATCAAATTCCCATCCAGCCATCAACTTGTAGACCATATGCGCAGTCACAGCGATGGGCGCCCCTTCAAATGTGGCATCTGCGAAACATCATTTAAGAGACCGAATTCCCTGGGGCGTCATATGAAGCAGGTTCACGAGGTCGATCGCTTCCCAAG GTTCAGCACCACGGAGAGTTTGGAACCAAATCGGACTGATAACAGGCAGAGCGATTCTGCAGTGAAATACAGCTGCGATATATGCGGTAAACAGTACACACACAAAAATTCTCTTCGGTTACACCTGGAACTTCATCAGAGCACTGCTGTTGTGAGATCCAGACAGCAATTTCCATGTGAAATCTGCAGTGAAGCATTTTCACAAGAGTCAGCACTTGTGCGACACATTGAAGCTCACACTACAAAGCGACACCAGTGTAAGATTTGTGGAAAAAGATATTCTCGTTCGCATTGGCTCCTACTGCATATGGCTTGTCATAGGGAGAAAATACCTGTTAATTGTGATATTTGTGGTATATCATGTGAGTCAGTTGATACTTTGAGAGAACATAAACTGAAGCACCCCAGGCCTCATAAGTGCGAAatttgtggaaaaggatttcCACGTCCTCAAAATCTTATGAAGCATATGATGTGCCATTCTGCAGAACGACTATTTAAATGTGATATTTGCGGTTTCGCATATAAGACAGCTGTTGGTTTGAAAAGGCATCAAATAAAGCACGGCTTTGAGAGTCCATATAAATGCGAAATTTGTGGAAAAAGATTTGTGAGTCCTGGAGAGCTCAAAAAACACATGGCTCGTCATACTGAAGAACGACCTTTTAAATGTGATATTTGCGGGTCCGCATATAAGTCATCTAGTAGTTTGAAAACACATCAAATAAAGCACACCTCTGAGAATCCATACAGATGCGAAATTTGCGGGAAAAACTTTCCATTTCCTTCCCGCCTAGAGGGGCATATGCTTCGCCATACTAAGCCTTTTAAATGTGATATGTGTGACCGATCATTTAAGACTGCTGATAAgctgaaaaatcacaaaaagaaACACCACAGTTGA
- the LOC129718746 gene encoding zinc finger protein OZF-like isoform X2, whose translation MENSFCSELTQIKVEELIIFDTLPAEEETAPISDRCSDETTVTSALSEGSAEVIQESVTDITDEEKTTTAKNNLENHSRTNGKRPFACNICNKTYSHSKNLWSHKKVHTREGYFECSICERRFLIEKRLSSHMNIHRTDCPHQCRICGKKCATKHDLADHMPLHSDERAFECAICGRSFKRSRALKLHLNRNHKDGPSSSISSNALVFVTAVWTVRNRRSSKGNDVLLAMYAVEHAVHLNVYIIIWVFIQETGTSSVTYADDDLSSKLDYRCT comes from the exons atggaAAATTCATTCTGTTCAGAGCTCACTCAAATAAAGGTAGAAGAGCTTATAATATTCGACACTTTACCAGCGGAAGAGGAAACTGCACCCATTAGCGATCGATGCTCCGATGAAACGACTGTAACGAGCGCCCTGAGCGAAGGTTCAGCTGAAGTAATACAAGAATCTGTTACGGATATCACTGATGAAGAGAAGACCACAACAGCAAAAAACAACTTGGAGAATCACAGCAGAACTAATGGGAAACGTCCATTTGCATGTAATATCTGCAACAAAACATACAGCCACTCCAAAAATCTATGGAGCCATAAGAAAGTTCATACACGAGAAGGTTACTTCGAGTGTAGCATATGCGAACGACGCTTCCTAATTGAAAAAAGATTATCGTCCCACATGAATATACACCGCACAGATTGCCCACATCAGTGTCGgatttgcggtaaaaaatgcgCAACTAAACATGATCTCGCCGATCATATGCCCCTGCACAGCGACGAGCGAGCCTTTGAATGTGCAATCTGTGGCAGATCGTTTAAAAGATCCCGAGCTTTGAAGCTTCATTTAAACAGAAACCACAAGGACGGACCCTCCTCAAG CATTTCATCAAACGCTCTTGTATTTGTTACAGCAGTTTGGACGGTTCGAAACCGCAGAAGTTCAAAGGGAAACGACGTTTTGCTTGCGATGTATGCAGTAGAACATGCAGTACACCTGAACGTTTACATCATCATATGGGTGTTCATACAGGAGACCGGAACTTCCAGTGTGACATATGCGGACGACGATTTATCTTCAAAACTAGATTATCGGTGCACATGA